CCCACACAAAATTACAATTACGTGAATTTTACACCCAAATATAATTTCAGATATCCTAAcaccattttttttaattataaaaatcatatttttatgtCCAAATGCCCACTAAACCATGTCAAATATTTGcaaatatccttttaaaaaatacaTATACTCCCTTTTGTAAATCCACCCTTTCTCATCCCAAAGTACCCTCAAAAACTTCATTCTCAAGAAGGAAAACAACTGGAAGCCCTCAAAATATAATATTATAATATAATAAACTCAAAAGAAAgccaaaaaaatcgaaaaaataaacaaagaaaaaggtTGATTGGCTTGGCTTTTAACCAAAAGAGTTGACACCTTTCACCTATCCCCATTATATCACCACCGCCAAAAAAGCAAATATAATATTCATTTTTCCATTTAATAAAATACTGGTTATAACTATAATATTCATTTTTTCATGTAATAAAATACTATACTATTCTACCATAACTCCCTTTTTTTCTCCCTTCTctttctgctctctctctctctctctcttttccctTGTGTAGTCTGAAGGGTCAATTATTTCTCATAGAGAAGAAGTGTTGAACAGACTTTTtgaaccaaaaaaagaaaaggaaaaaaaactcttttgaggtatttttcttcttccttttttttttttgtgtgtgtttgatcaagttgagatttttattggtttttgatgttattttctacttgggtttcttcattttttgtctTTAGAAATTTTCTTTGACTTCATTTTTTGACATTCGCATATAAACTGATCTTTTATTTTAGTGTAAAGATTGGAGCTTTTGCTTCAAGATAGCTTTTTTTGTGATCAAGTTGAGATTTtattggattttgatgttattttctacttgggtttctttatttttgtcttctGAGATTTTGTTTGACTTCATTTTTTGACATTCTCTTATAAACTGATCTTGATTTTTAATATTTGGCCATTTATTTTAGTGTAATGATTTGTGATTTTGCTTTAAAATAGCTTTTTTGGTGATCAAGTTGAGATTTTtattggattttgatgttattttctaCTTGGGTTTCTTCATTTTTGTTTATTGAGATTTTGTTTGACTTCATTTTTTGACATTCTCATGTAAACTGATCTTGGTTTTTAATATTTGGCCATGTATTAAAAGTGTAAAAGTTAGAGCTTTTGCATCAAAATTGCATTTTTctgcttttcttctctttttagaAATTTGTCTTTAGAGATTTTTGTTTGACTTCATTTTTTGATAAATTGATCTTGATTTTGCTAATTAACTTtctgttttatgtgttttgtcTTGTGTTTCAGTATAAAGATTGAACTTTTGCTTCAAGATtagatttttctttgttttttttttatataaactTTTTTAGTTGAATTTGGCTTTTTACATCAAGAGATAAAATCTAACATATGAATttggcttttcctttttttttttttttttgaatatttacATCAAGTGATAGTTCTAACATATGAAATTAATAGTTTTATGGTCTTTTCAGTTACAAGGTTTTCAAGAAAATCCCCTTTcttttttcctcctttttttgtTCTTGTGATTTCTGGTTGAGGGGTTACAACAATTTCATATATTTCAGATCTagaaatatgtcaaatttttcaaaaaatggtaTATTGGAAAATGAAATGGAGATTTTTTTTGATGATCTTGGCTTTTTAAAGTGATGTGTACAAATTTAGGCTTCTGTTTTGATGAAAGTGCTTTATCACGGATGTCACTAGTATAACTATCTGCCAAAAGAGccaccttcccccccccccccctttcttagCTTTTAGTTGAGCTCCATGTGTTTATTGTGATCTTCACATGtctattactttatttttttgagGTGATTTAGTTGTACAAATTTGTAGTTGATTCTTGATGGGGACGgagagccttggcgtaactggtaaagttgccgCCGTGTGACCAGTAGGTCACCGGTTCGAGCCgtagaaacagcctcttgcagacaTGCAGGTTAAGGCTGCgaacaatagacccttgtggtccggcccttccccagaCCTCGcgtatagcgggagcttagtgcaccgggctacttctttttttcttcttcttgataTTGATGTTTAACTTCCTTTATTTTGACTAGATTTGACTTATTCATGTcttgtttgttttattttgaattaaaGTGGCCTCTGGTTGTTGCTAGATGTAATGaattttgattttcttattttctttgtctATGTATTTGCAGGAGGGAAGTCATCAATTTGAGGATTAGCTGTTTAATCCCATTTGGTTTCTTGAAAGGTTGTTACTTTTTTAACCGTTAATTCGGGCCTGCCAAGATGATGATGTTTGAAGAAATGGGGTTCTGTGGCGATCTTGATTTCTTCCCTGCTCCGCTAAAGGAAGTGGAAACAGCTGCTTCGCAGATTGAGCAGGAGTCGGAGCCGGTGATGGATGATGATTATAGCGATGAGGAGATTGATGTGGATGAGCTGGAGAGGAGGATGTGGAGGGACAAGATGAAGCTGAAAAGGTTGAAAGAAATGACTAAGGGGGGTAAGGAAGGTGTCGACGCTGTCAAACAACGCCAGTCTCAGGAGCAAGCGAGGAGGAAGAAGATGTCGAGGGCACAAGACGGGATCTTGAAATACATGTTGAAGATGATGGAAGTGTGTAAAGCTCAGGGTTTTGTTTATGGAATTATCCCGGAGAAAGGGAAACCGGTTACCGGGGCATCGGATAATCTCAGGGAGTGGTGGAAGGATAAAGTGAGGTTCGATCGAAATGGACCTGCAGCCATAGCAAAGTACCAAGCTGATAATGCGATTCCGGGCAAGAACGAGGGATCTAATCCGATTGGTCCTACCCCTCATACTTTGCAGGAGCTTCAAGATACCACTCTTGGTTCTTTATTATCAGCTTTGATGCAACATTGTGATCCTCCTCAGAGGCGATTTCCATTGGAAAAAGGTGTTCCACCTCCGTGGTGGCCCACTGGACAGGAGGACTGGTGGCCTCAACTAGGCCTGTCGAAAGATCAAGGTCCTCCGCCTTACAAGAAGCCTCACGATCTGAAAAAGGCGTGGAAAGTTGGTGTTCTCACGGCGGTGATCAAGCACATGTCCCCCGACATCGCTAAGATTCGCAAGCTGGTAAGGCAATCGAAGTGTTTGCAGGATAAGATGACGGCCAAGGAAAGTGCAACTTGGCTTACCATTATCAATCAGGAAGAAGTTTTGGCTCGAGAACTTTATCCTGATCGCTGTCCGCCTTTGTCCTCAGCCGGTGGTAGTGGAACTTTTACTATGAATGACAGCAGCGAGTACGATGTTGACGGTGTTATAGATGAGCCTAACTTTGATGTTCAAGAGCAAAAACCAAACCATCTCGGTTTGCTGAATGTTAATGTTGATCGATTCAAGGAGAGGCTGACTATGCGACAACAATCTCTTCCAATAAAGGATGAAATTATTATTGCGAACTTAGATTTCACTCGGAAGAGGAAGCCGGCGGATGAGCTGTCTTTCTTGATGGATCAGAAGATATATACTTGCGAGTGTCTTCAATGTCCACACAGCGAGCTCCGCAATGGTTTTCAGGACAGATCCTCCAGAGACAATCATCAATTAACTTGTCCTTTCAGAAATTCCCCGCAATTTGGAGTTTCAAATTTTCATGTTGATGAAGTCAAGCCAGTTGTCTTTCCTCAACAATATGTCCAGCCGAAGCCAGCTTCTCTGCCGATTAACCAAGCTCCGCCTTCGTTTGATCTGTCAGGACTCGGGGTTCCTGAAGACGGTCAGAGGATGATAAACGAACTTATGTCGTTCTACGATAGTAATATACAAGGAAATAAAAACTCAATGGCGGGGAACGTTGTGATGTCAAAAGAGCAGCCTCGTCAACAACCTAGCATTCAACAGAACAATTACCTACACAACCAAGGGATTGTATTGGATGGAAACATCTTCGGGGACACCAACATTTCTGCTAACCATTCCGTGTTCCCACAAGGTGATCGGTTTgatcagtccaaggttttaactTCACCATTCAATGCAGGCTCTAACGACAATTTCCATTTCATGTTCGGGTCTCCATTCAATTTACAGTCCACTGATTACACTGAAGCTCTTTCTGGGATCACACAGGATAACATGCCGAAGCAAGATGTTCCGGTTTGGTATTAGCAAGGATGTTGCTCAAAATGTATATCAAGTACCACGACTTCTGTACACATGGATGTCACTTGTTTCCAAGAGGGAATATCTACAAATAATCAAGTGGATTTGAGTTGCCTACAGTTCTCTCAGTTTGGTGTTTCCGTTACCACGTAGTTGTAGAAGTCGGAGGAATCTGCATGGTGAAATGAAAAAGGTGTAAGAGTCGTCCTCAGATATTCGCCATGCTGGCTGGTTAGAAAGAACTTATAGATGTTTTTAAATACGGTAGTCGTCGTTTTGTTTTTACATAATTCTGTATAGGTTAGCTTTATCTGAGATTTCAATCTGTTTAAGTTTCTTAAATAACTGTACTTCGTCGATGATTCGGGGAATTGTGAACTCTTTTGTGCCTATGGCTGGTCAAGTATAAACTGTTACAATTCTCTGCAGGTGCAGGTTTCTTCTTGTTTAAGTACTATTTTGAGAGGTGATGGTGGTTGTGTAATGTAGCCAAAGCTGTGTGATATATTTTAGCATCCTATATGCTATGGCTTAAGAATAAAGTGTATGTTTCTATGTAAGTTGTTGATTTCATGAAATTGAATGTCTGGTCTACTTGAGTCTTGTGGATTGCTTCTTTGACATCTTTGAACATACAAGAATTTGCTGATACAACCTTCCACAGGATATCCAAACCTTAtgttaacccccccccccccacacacacacaccacacaagatcaataataataCCGATAAAAGGACTTCGGTCTAAGTGGTAAGAGCGTAATATGTGTTGTGTGGGTTAGGTGCACATTACTA
This genomic stretch from Nicotiana sylvestris chromosome 9, ASM39365v2, whole genome shotgun sequence harbors:
- the LOC104247402 gene encoding protein ETHYLENE INSENSITIVE 3-like → MMMFEEMGFCGDLDFFPAPLKEVETAASQIEQESEPVMDDDYSDEEIDVDELERRMWRDKMKLKRLKEMTKGGKEGVDAVKQRQSQEQARRKKMSRAQDGILKYMLKMMEVCKAQGFVYGIIPEKGKPVTGASDNLREWWKDKVRFDRNGPAAIAKYQADNAIPGKNEGSNPIGPTPHTLQELQDTTLGSLLSALMQHCDPPQRRFPLEKGVPPPWWPTGQEDWWPQLGLSKDQGPPPYKKPHDLKKAWKVGVLTAVIKHMSPDIAKIRKLVRQSKCLQDKMTAKESATWLTIINQEEVLARELYPDRCPPLSSAGGSGTFTMNDSSEYDVDGVIDEPNFDVQEQKPNHLGLLNVNVDRFKERLTMRQQSLPIKDEIIIANLDFTRKRKPADELSFLMDQKIYTCECLQCPHSELRNGFQDRSSRDNHQLTCPFRNSPQFGVSNFHVDEVKPVVFPQQYVQPKPASLPINQAPPSFDLSGLGVPEDGQRMINELMSFYDSNIQGNKNSMAGNVVMSKEQPRQQPSIQQNNYLHNQGIVLDGNIFGDTNISANHSVFPQGDRFDQSKVLTSPFNAGSNDNFHFMFGSPFNLQSTDYTEALSGITQDNMPKQDVPVWY